The Primulina tabacum isolate GXHZ01 chromosome 10, ASM2559414v2, whole genome shotgun sequence region ATGCAGCTGCCAAGCATGCACAAGCTCAGGTAAGATCGATCAACAGTTGTACCAAATATGATTTCATTTTcaagattttaaattatttatcacaGGAAATAGAACAAgctcataaatttttttcccaTCAGCTAGGGGGTGCTTTAGATGCCATTCATGCAGAACTCCTACCAGAAGACAAATCAAGAATCGTAACCGAATTGCAAAAAGAAGGTCCAACTGCCATGATTGGTGATGGCGTAAACGATGCTCCTGCATTAGCCACGGCAGATATTGGCATCTCCATGGGAGTCTCAGGCTCAGCACTTGCAACAGAAACAGGAGGCATTGTTCTTATGTCAAACGACATCCAAAGAATACCGAAAGCTGTACGATTAGCCAAGAAACTGAGAAGAAAAATCATTGAGAATGTGATAATATCGATTTCAACTAAGGCTGCCATTGTAGGACTGGCTATAGCAGGCCATCCACTCGTCTGGGCTGCGGTGCTTACTGATGTTGGAACGTGTTTGTTGGTGATCTTTAACAGCATGCTGCTACTTCGAGGAACACCTACACGAGGGAATAAATGGAGTCGATCAAATGCTCACGAGCACAAACACAGACACAAGTGCCATACTACAGACAGTTCATCTCATACTCATGATTCTTGTtgttctgatatcgaatctcagaaGAAACTTGAGCTTCAATCGTGCTCATCCAAGAAGTGTGCCTCCAAATGTGGTTCAGGTAATACAAGTTCAGCATCTTATGGGAGTAAGAAATGCTCGATTTCTGCTAAAGAGGATGGTTCCAATTCACATCGCCCTCCACAAAATGAGGCCAAAACTAAAGATTATCAATGCTGCACCAAAGTTTCTCAAGATTTGTCAAGGCAGAAAGCACACAAGCAtggtttttctgaaaatgcagTATCTTGTAAGAGTGAAAAATGCCCGGATTCCTCCAAAGAGCATGGTTCCGATGCAAGTCGCCACCCACATTACGAGGTCACAATTACCAATCATCACTATTGTAGCAAAGACACTCTAGATTTGAAATCACAGAGTGTACAGACTCATGTTCGTTCAGATAATTCAGCATCTTGTTGGAGTATGAATTGCTCGATTTCAGCCAACGAGCATAGTTGCAATGCACGTCACAGTCCACAGAATGAAACCAAAGCTGTCAATCATCAATGCTGTGGCAAAGTTGATCAGGATTTGGAATCACAGATCGCACACCATCATATTCTTGGTTGTTCTGAAAATGAAGAATCATGTAAGAGTAAGAAATGTCCGATTCCGGTCAATGAGCATAGCTGCAGTTCAGACTTCCACGTGCCAATGGTTATCGATCATCAATGCTGTGGCGAAGCCGCTCATGAATGTTCTGAAAATGCAAGCTGCAGCAAGAAAAACGATCACATAAAATCAGCTCATCCGCACAAGGGATGCCATGAAACGCATAAATGTGAGCAGGACAATCAGAATCCGCCCATATCACACAAGCAAGAGACATCTCACGACTGTCACGAAAAGAACGAAAAGTTCTGTGCTCATACGTCAAGAAACCAGGAAGCTAGCCATCCCGGATGCGAAAACATCGCTTCTGAAGCTGGTAGACATCTAAGTTCTACGTTAAATATGTTAGAATGCAAGGCTCTGAAGGCTTGTATGGCGTCAAACAGGACCAATCCAAATGGAGGCTTATCAGAAATTGTAATCGAGTGAAGTAACAGAAGTGTAAAATTGGTAATGGATAACTTCTTCCAACAAATAATCCCTTAGAAGATATGCATAAATTTAAGGGAAAATAATGTAAAACCCAAACAAAAATATATCCATCTTTAAAACGTCCAGCAAAAAAATGATTCCTCAAAAAATCTGTATTGAAAATTTCCCGACAGAATGTCAAAATTCGACTATTTTTCTCTCTAATGCACTATTCATTTTATGATAAATGCTTGTTGACTATTAATTGTTCCAGAGTCCTTGACTTTCTTGCGTTGAAGAACTGAACAACTCTGATGTTGAGCTTGGATAGATGTATTTGATTTGGAGATAAATATATGATTTGAGAAAGAATTCGAGGGACTAGTGTATTTGAAATCCATGGTAGATAACattgaaattaaataatttttcatggagtGGATTTGAAATTCACTTCAATTTTATCCATGTAAACCAGACAGATCTCTCATGTCCATCCATTTAAATGTAACCTAAGTGAATCAATGATTGATCAAGGAAAAGATTCTTTGTGATGGAAATATCACATACAAGAATATAACTAACAAATATATGAAGGAAAAAGCAACACAATGATTTTACGTGGTTCGATCCATTGACAAGATCTATATCCACGCGAGTTTCCGCTAGAGCAGAGTTTGATTACGATGCAATCAAAATACATGCTCACTAAAGAATTCGCTCTTGATTTTTCTATACACTAGTTTACAAAATCACGCTCGAATTCTTCTTTGTTTAAGAGCTATTTCTATCAGATGGTTCGGGACGTTCTCTTCTCGTGTGCAGTATGTGTACCACCTTAGATTCGACGACTGCCCCAattgtaccaagacgagtctttccagttTACTTATGTTCTCACTCACACACACGCTACACAACTTCCCAAAGGGACACTCATCACAGAattgtcccaagtcaagcacgcttaactttcgAGTTCTTATTTGATGAACTCCTGAAAAGAAGATACACCTTCTTAATATAAGTAGTAtctataaaatcttttaaacgcTCCTCAACTACAGAGTCTCATACTTGAACAGTTTTGGAATCGTACTCATTCCGATGTTGGATTGGTTCATTTATGATCCTTTCGCCTTGAAGCCTACCAGGAGGcactcattgtccgtgcaatctCCTGGCATTGGCGATCAACCTTCAGACTCTTCAGCCCCAGGCGTAACATACCCACTAGCTTTTGCTTGGTTCGGGTAAGAGAGATCGGCTCTgttaccaactgtaacgccacAGATTCGACGATTGTCTCCACTGTACAAAAATGAGTCTTTCTAGAGtgtttatgtcctcactcacacgcaccctaagaAACTTCCCAGGGAGTCACCTATCCCAGAATTGGTCCAAGTCAATAacgcttaactttagagttcATATTTGATGAACTCTCGTAAAGAAGAAGCTCGTCACATAAAAACCTCCTGAGAAGTTTCCTAGATTGCGTGTGAATGAGGAAATAAACACGCTATAAAGATCCGTCTTGATACAATGGTGACAACTGTTGAATTTGGAACGTTACGGTATGAATGGCTTAATATTTCATCAAGCATTTCTTTTATTATTCATGGATCGGATGACAGATAATATTTGCAAATGCTTTAAAAAAAGTGATTAtgcctttttctttacaaaatttTTGCAAATTTTGTATAGAAAAAGtctataataaatttttttaagaatttgCAACACTCTCTTAATCCATAAGTGAATCAATAGGGGCACTCGGTTTTCTCATGGTGATGTTTTGGATGATGTTGAGCCCATTATGGATTTACTAGATTTTAATTAAAAGAAAAGCAATATTTGGCCGTACAACATATATTTAGCTATTTTATTATTTCCTCATTCTACAACATAAATTTAGCTATTTTATTATCTCCTCATTTTAGCATTCaatattgtttttattatttgctTGGTGTTTGAACTTCGGCATTGATTTGGCTTTATCATAAGACACTGTTGCAAGAAGAGATCTCGTCACTTCAGTCATGCAAGGGAAGTATGTATTTTTCAGCCCATTTGCATGCGTGCATCTGTTTTCATTTTAGGCTATTgttttaaatttcaattttttagtTCTTATTTGTTTCGTTATTGtttagattaaaaaaaataaaaaaaataaaaaagctcTGCACGGTCATGATCATCCCAATTTCCACAGCCCAAAACACTGGCACGTGCTGTGCTTCTCATGTGCAATTAATTATATAGAAGTGAGATAAAATATTTGCTGTGAGATTTCTTAAGTATTCTTAGCGAAATAATTCGTATTATCAAAATCTCTTGTCTTCTTTGTTATTAATAATAAAGTGATCACCTTGAGAGGTTTAAAGTGGACGTAGCCTAATTTATGGATGAACCACTATAAATACCGATGTCTATCTTATTGATATTACTTATGATGTTCCGCTATGATGGTACCTCGTTTATTTCCATGATATCCCAAAAACTGTTATCAGAGCGAGGTTTTGAAATACTATAAGAAGTCCTCGTATTAGGGAAGTGATTCTTTTGTGTTCATGTTTTGACGATTAATTTGTTGGTTTGAGATAAAAGATTTATTGTGGATTTCTTGTGTTCTGGGTGAAATAATTTGTATTCTCAGTCTCTTGTGTTCtttgttattaataaaaaaatgatctcTTTGAGATGTTTAAAATGAACGTAACCCAATTTATGGGTGAACCACTATAAATACTGGTGTATATCTTATTCGTTGTTGATATTACTTATGATATTTTGCTGCGATGGTACCTCGTTAATATTCCTGATATTTtaacaactggtatcagagcgaggATCTCAAATACTATAAGAAGTCCTCGTATGTTCTATGATTACAGCTTAGTACGAACTTCTACATCAAAAAAGGCTTTCTAGACAGTATTAGGGAAATAATGATAGCAGTCACAAAATATGGAGTTACGCACAAGCAAGATGATTAACCTTAATGGCACTAATTATCAACTTTGGAAAAATAACATGAAAGATCTTCTATCCGTCACCAAGATGCACCTACCGGTGTTCAACGAGTCTAAACTAGATGATAAATCAGACGTCGAATGGAATTTTGAGCATGAACAAGTCTGTGGGTACATCTGACAATTTGTCGATGACAACGTGAATAATCACACCTGTAACGAGACACATTCTCGTAAGCTTTGGACAAAGTTGGAGACACTATATACCTCCAAAATTGGAAATAACAGATTGTTTTATTAAGCAAGCTTGTCAAGGTTCGATACAAATAAGGAACTCGGGTCGCAGCCATGTGAACAAGATTCAAGGATTCGTGGAGCAGTCAACAAGTATGGGCATAAAATTTGATCACGAGGTGATAGCTCTGATTGTGTTAGCTTCATTAACCAGAGTCTTGGGAGACTCTGAAAGTATCACTCACGAACACAGTACCAAGAAAAGTCGTGAGTATGGACTTCATCAAAAGTTGCCTCTTGAATGAAGAGATGAGCCCGAGATCTCAAGGAGAATCTACTTCACAGTCAGATGTTTTGGCTGTTGAGTCAACGGGGACAAACATCAAGATTAAGAAAAACACAAATCAAAAGCCAAGAAGAAGCAAGTCTTCGGATAGATATGCCAAcacaaaattttatctttgtgGAGAAAACGgacatattaaaaaatattgtcgGCAACCGAAAAACAAAAATGAAACCGACGACGAGCAAACAAATGTCGTTGACGATATcaattgaaacgtctactcattttaaaaagtgcggaaattttttttttaaaaaaagatctcattttgaaaataatcatttaattaaatcgCATGCATGCACTCCTACTtaaaaacatcatttaaaaatcatcacgAGTAATTACCAATAAAATATACCGCAGTAAAGGCGAGTAAAATCCTAACATCAATTATGAAATAAAACAGCGTATAAAATCGTCGTATCCTCCccaaacataaaatcataatgtgCGAAAAAATCataggtcctcgggtcgtgtcgtcCACCAGGTCCTGACTCAGAGTctagcacctccagtctcctcgacatcgaactcacctgcatcacacacgcctagtgagtctaaagactcaacatacatgtaccagtaataacaagtacatatacgtagcacacagcagtgaaaaatatcattctCAACAtaactttcatgaacttaaaagcgtAACGTACACGTGTcatataaaatcatatcgtgtcaaatcatgtcatgtcGTATCATCgtatacgtgtcaaaacagctcatcaaatcagcataaacttaaacattttcatttaattgaattcagttcattagttatgactttcgtatcagctctatcgtatcagctctatcgatggatccatctataaaaccgtggtacccggcggcaggggacatcagcgacagcattacccgccaactgagcccgggcctcagctcatcatatctcatgtcatcgtatacatatacatcgtcagtcacaaccaattctcatccttcaaaaatataatcattttcatcacttaataaaaacatgcatatacgtaagtttttctttaaaccaagcatgcgacATATTTATCATATTTGCTTAAAAATCGTAAATATAatgaataaacatttaaaatatcataaatttgtgctcacgGCTCTGCCAAGaacaaaatctcaccccgggtgcaaaatgaccattttgcccctgaaaacccGAAATTTATCGTTTCAACCCTGGACTTCTAGAATTTACCCGAAGCTTACTAATCACCTTAAAAtctcccaaaacatttttataagtTTGCCTAGACGTAAATTCGAGCCTAAAtcacaacttaaccgattcgttttaaaatttggaccgaggtctcggttttaacccgaatcgactcgaaacttaaccaaattcttCCCAACTTTCCACCATGTCTTATAAACACTTAATAGACCCTAAAAAAATGTCAATAAGCTGCTAATCCAAGGCTGCAATTTCCAGAACCTAACTTCATCTCTCGGTCCTATCTCATTATGCCACCTCACATGCACATTGAAAAAGGATCAGttttaggtgttcaaatgcgcaacggaagcaacaaaattttcgaaaatgatattttctaacataaaattttcgagCACCTCtagtactagtgtgtaacatatacaaaacacaaaatgacattcatagggtgttaagataattacctatcaatctcaaagattgatgtaatggctccaaccaagttgtaaacaacttggctcttcaaaggcaagacaaatctacaagctctcctccttTGAGCACtgcttgctcaaatattaagcccaccacttgctaactAGAACCATTCTTACTTTGCACTAGAAAagtaagaagatttttcaaagagaagtgcaagaattcctcaacaattgaagaacaaaattgagAGAGAAAAGGAGatgcaaatttcggccaagtgagggaGGGAAAgagagtgaatgagttgtcttggtgtgtgaaaatgTAGAGACCAActttagcatgccatgcaattttttaattaaaagtaatccacaacctttcacctcccaagcatgcaatttgacttgagcttgtaactattacaaggcccattgacttttattttaaatgtctcaaacacatttgagtccatttaaagtttacttgattttactc contains the following coding sequences:
- the LOC142505347 gene encoding cadmium/zinc-transporting ATPase HMA3-like isoform X2, encoding MSSLANVVPQRAILAETGEEINADQVKLNTILGVKTGDTIPIDGVVVEGNCEVEEKNLTGESFPVAKQKDSKVWAGTININGYISVKTTAVAEDCVVAKMAKLVEEAQNNKSRTQRYIDKCAKYYTPAIVVISASLALVPLVFRVHNKRDWYHLALVVLVSGCPCALLLSTPVAMFCALSKAATLGVLIKGAEYLETLARIKIMAFDKTGTITRGEFLVADVRSLQDDITLNTLLYWLSSIESKSSHPMAAALIDFAREYGIEPTPDKVERFQNFPGEGICGRIDDVEVYVGNSKLASRAGCTAVPKLEGYDVEGKSIGYVFLGSSPAGVFCLSDMCRTGAKEAINDIKSLRIKTVMLTGDSHAAAKHAQAQLGGALDAIHAELLPEDKSRIVTELQKEGPTAMIGDGVNDAPALATADIGISMGVSGSALATETGGIVLMSNDIQRIPKAVRLAKKLRRKIIENVIISISTKAAIVGLAIAGHPLVWAAVLTDVGTCLLVIFNSMLLLRGTPTRGNKWSRSNAHEHKHRHKCHTTDSSSHTHDSCCSDIESQKKLELQSCSSKKCASKCGSGNTSSASYGSKKCSISAKEDGSNSHRPPQNEAKTKDYQCCTKVSQDLSRQKAHKHGFSENAVSCKSEKCPDSSKEHGSDASRHPHYEVTITNHHYCSKDTLDLKSQSVQTHVRSDNSASCWSMNCSISANEHSCNARHSPQNETKAVNHQCCGKVDQDLESQIAHHHILGCSENEESCKSKKCPIPVNEHSCSSDFHVPMVIDHQCCGEAAHECSENASCSKKNDHIKSAHPHKGCHETHKCEQDNQNPPISHKQETSHDCHEKNEKFCAHTSRNQEASHPGCENIASEAGRHLSSTLNMLECKALKACMASNRTNPNGGLSEIVIE